CCGACCGCGAGCGACCGGGCAGCGCCAGCGAGGTCCCCGACCCCGACCCCGCCACCACCCCGGGCCTGGAGCCGGGCGGAGGCGTGGCCCCCGGGGACACCCCGCCGTCCGAGGCGGGGACCTCGGGCCTGTCGGCCCCCGAGCCGAAGCTGCCGAGCCGGCGCCTGAACCTCGTGGTGCCGGTGGTCATCGCGGTGCTCGTGGCCGCGGCGGCGCTGGCCTTTTTCGCGGCGCGGCTCTAGCGGCCGACCAACTGCGGCCGACCAGCTGCGGCTGATCAGCGGGAGGGGCAGCGCGCCGGGCGCGGCGTGTGCTGAGGTGGCGGTGTGACCACGCCGTCCCTCGGGCCGCACGCGCGCCGCGGTGCGCTGCCCTTCTCGTCCTCACCGCGCCCCACCCTGGGCGTGGAGTGGGAGGTCGCCCTGGTCGACGCGGCCACCGGTGACCTGGCCCCCCGAGCCTCGGAGGTGCTGGAGGAGGTCGGCCGGGCACCGGCCCACCCCGACGGGCGCCAGCGGGTCACCCACGAGCTGCTCACCAACACCGTGGAGCTGGTCACCGGCGTCCACGACACCGTCGCCGAGGCCGTG
The Quadrisphaera sp. RL12-1S DNA segment above includes these coding regions:
- a CDS encoding DUF6480 family protein; the protein is MTALGGGPDGSSGKEGADRERPGSASEVPDPDPATTPGLEPGGGVAPGDTPPSEAGTSGLSAPEPKLPSRRLNLVVPVVIAVLVAAAALAFFAARL